The Tursiops truncatus isolate mTurTru1 chromosome 6, mTurTru1.mat.Y, whole genome shotgun sequence genome includes a window with the following:
- the SEC61B gene encoding protein transport protein Sec61 subunit beta has product MPGPTPSGTNVGSSGRSPSKAVAARAAGSTVRQRKNASCGTRSAGRTTSAGTGGMWRFYTEDSPGLKVGPVPVLVMSLLFIASVFMLHIWGKYTRS; this is encoded by the exons ATG CCTGGTCCGACCCCCAGTGGTACTAACGTGGGCTCCTCAGGGCGCTCTCCCAGCAAAGCAGTGGCCGCCCGGGCGGCGGGATCCACAGTCCGGCAGAG GAAAAATGCCAGCTGCGGAACGAGGAGCGCAGGCCGCACCACCTCAGCAGGCACTGGGGGGATGTGGCGATTCTACACAGAAGATTCACCGGGGCTCAAAGT TGGCCCTGTTCCAGTATTGGTTATGAGTCTTCTGTTCATCGCTTCTGTATTTATGTTGCACATTTGGGGCAAGTACACTCGTTCATAG
- the ALG2 gene encoding alpha-1,3/1,6-mannosyltransferase ALG2 gives MAEEQGQDEDLGPKPSVLFLHPDLGVGGAERLVVDAALALRARGCSVKIWTAHYDPGHCFAESSELPVRCAGDWLPRSLGWGGRGAAICAYVRMIFLALYVLFLGDEEFDVVVCDQVSACIPVFKLARRRKKILFYCHFPDLLLTRRDSFIKRLYRAPIDWVEEYTTGMADCILVNSRFTAAIFKETFKSLSHLDPDVLYPSLNITSFDSAVLEKLDDIVPKGKKFILLSINRYERKKNLTLALEALVKLRGRLSSQDWDKVHLIIAGGYDERVLENVQHYQELKKMVQQSDLGQYVTFLRSCSDKQKISLLHGCMCVLYTPSNEHFGIVPLEAMYMQCPVIAVNSGGPLESIVHSVTGFLCEPDPVDFSEAIERFIHEPSLKATMGLAGRARVKEKFSPEAFTEQLYQYVTKLLV, from the exons ATGGCGGAGGAGCAGGGCCAAGATGAGGACCTGGGTCCTAAACCGTCCGTGTTGTTTCTGCACCCGGACCTGGGTGTGGGCGGCGCCGAGCGGCTGGTTGTAGACGCAGCCCTGGCGCTGCGGGCGCGCGGATGTAGCGTGAAGATCTGGACTGCGCACTACGACCCCGGCCACTGCTTCGCGGAGAGCAGCGAGCTGCCGGTGCGCTGCGCCGGGGACTGGCTGCCTCGCAGCCTGGGCTGGGGCGGCCGCGGCGCCGCTATCTGCGCCTACGTGCGCATGATCTTCCTGGCTCTATACGTGCTGTTCCTTGGCGACGAGGAGTTCGACGTGGTAGTGTGCGACCAG GTGTCTGCCTGTATCCCAGTGTTCAAGCTGGCCAGACGGCGTAAGAAAATCCTGTTTTACTGTCACTTCCCAGATCTGCTTCTCACCAGGAGAGATTCTTTTATTAAACGCCTATACAGGGCCCCAATCGACTGGGTAGAGGAATACACCACAGGCATGGCAGACTGCATCTTGGTCAACAGCCGGTTCACAGCTGCCATTTTTAAGGAAACGTTCAAGTCCCTGTCTCACCTAGACCCCGATGTCCTCTACCCATCTCTGAATATCACCAGCTTTGATTCAGCTGTTCTTGAAAAGCTTGATGACATAGTCCCCAAGGGGAAAAAATTCATACTCCTCTCCATCAACAgatatgaaaggaagaaaaatctgacTTTGGCACTAGAAGCCCTAGTAAAGCTGCGTGGAAGATTGTCATCCCAAGATTGGGACAAAGTTCATCTGATCATTGCAGGTGGTTATGATGAGAGAGTCCTGGAGAATGTACAACACTACCAGGAATTGAAGAAAATGGTCCAGCAGTCTGACCTAGGCCAGTACGTGACTTTCCTTCGGTCTTGCTCGGACAAACAGAAAATCTCACTCCTCCACGGCTGCATGTGTGTGCTTTACACACCAAGCAATGAACACTTTGGCATCGTTCCCTTGGAGGCCATGTACATGCAGTGCCCAGTCATTGCTGTTAATTCAGGCGGGCCCTTGGAGTCCATTGTCCACAGCGTCACAGGGTTTCTGTGTGAGCCTGACCCAGTTGACTTCTCAGAAGCAATAGAAAGGTTCATCCATGAACCTTCCTTAAAGGCCACAATGGGACTGGCCGGAAGAGCCAGGGTGAAAGAGAAGTTTTCCCCTGAAGCATTTACAGAACAGCTTTACCAATATGTCACCAAGCTGCTGgtataa